A region of the Dreissena polymorpha isolate Duluth1 chromosome 6, UMN_Dpol_1.0, whole genome shotgun sequence genome:
CCGGGACCTATTTTTTGTACAGGTCCCTGATAAGAGTAAACGCATTCTGGAGAACATCGATTATTGCTCAAAACGAAGAtcaactaaattaaaaaaaagacatgGTATTATGGTATTGGCGTGTTGGTGTGTGTTGTTTCTCAAGAAGTATCAAACGTGTTATGTGTGTGTTGATTCAGtgcataaaatatgtaaattttcgtttacattgacgaacatatattttacattgaatgataTATTGAAGAATTATTATGTACTAGTTAAAAAAACTGACACGGTGAAAATGTAACTGTCTCTGCATgcatattgaaatctctttattaGTGATCATGAATGATAAATATTACACAGTGAAGCTGGATAGTAAATCAATCCGGACATTAATGTTAATTTTGAAGTATTTTCACTTATTGATGAAGATTCTAGACGGAAACCACACTTTAAAACTGCCATTTTAAATGCACTGAATCATTTTCGGTGGACTGGGGGCTGAAATCAACCACTTAATCACCAATCTCGTCCAATCTTAATTAACTTCTATTCCAAGGCAGACACTATCCAAACACTCGACGATGCTCCCTGTGCGATAAGCAGTTTGTAATTTCCTAAATGACATATCAGTgacatatacaaacaaatatataggTCTTTGGCCATACCAGAGCGTAAGTCTATTTCACATATTAAAGATCAATTATTAAAGATCTATCATTTATAGATCTTTGCACACATTAAGCGCTTAAATATTAACACGAGCACTTGAGAGGTCAAAGTTACTAATTGAGCATTTAATTTGAAGAAACGTTTGCAAAGCATCGTCAGTGAaggtaaaagtgttaaaagtgacaAAGTGAGAATGTTAAAAGTATATTAGATTTATTATAAGGTGAAGTGAATAATGGTTAAAatctgataaaaacatgtctcccagagttcaaggggcagaaggggaaagcttaaacccttcaagatcaggatgtaaaacTGTAGTTGcggggaggttgttccacatcacaatagcacttgggaaaaaagaaaacttataattatttgcagtggtatggatctgtctgtaggagaggggatgcatgtgacgagtgaatctggtgggtcgctcgatatatgatggtaggggcaccgccactaaaccttgaacaattttgcgaaacattattaatgtagtgttatttcgtctgtcttgtagggtctgccaaccaagttcttgttgcatggaggtgacactgtcataCGGGGAATAGTTATGTTTGACCCAGCAGACTGCTCGACGCTgtacattttcattgtttgtatattttgtaatgagTGAGGACTCCACACGGAGGAAGCATATTCAACCTGAGGTCATTAAGAAATAGACCACTGCGTAAAATGAGCATTAAATGTGTAATTACGTAGGTtttaataatgatacaaatatataaataaattgactGTCATTGTTAAGATTCGTTATTTTTAGCGCATGCTCAGAGAGTGCTTGGGAAAATCCAAGTTacacacggccgttaatcacgggcgccacctctttttggcgatgcattaataaatgaaccaatgcttcttccgaggtggcgctaaggaccggatttttttttaattcaaggaTAATTTTGCAGGGTGAATtgattttatatgtttaaaaaaacaacatattttgcattattttaaaaaatcggataatgtagtgcgattcagcgaaaattatttcatccacaaatgtaaagaaacatacaatcacaatccATTTGAAAAAATGGGGACCTTAATGAGTTGTGTCCTGGTGGCGTGTTTGGCGTCACACAGGCCAAAAACATCGATATGCTTTCAAACACACTGCCAGGACACAACTCATAAAGGTCCACACGTTTGCAAATTGGTTTGAAATTGTGTATTTCTGTGCATGTGTGGATGAATTAATTgtccgattttttaaataatgcgataGATTTTGAAAACCTATAAAACTTACGCACCCTGTAGAATTTGCCGTGAATGTTCAAAACATTCGGTCCTGAGCGCCACcgcggaagtagcattggctcattaatCAATACACCGCAAAAgggaggtggcgcccgtgattaacgaccatgttacagtcacgtaaaacatatacatataggCACGTGTTTAGTCAACACATCGATATTTGTTTTCGAAATAAACACTATAATACCTAACTAAAAATTCTATGATATTAGTACCaatattgtttgttaatacaTTTGCTTGCATCTTTATAAAAATAAGAGTTAATtattagcatcaaagtaaaggTTGTATGAAGACTAAACGCAAGCAACTTAAAAAAAGAGGCTATAAAAATCCTTATAATCCATATAATTTCGTACACAcggattttaataaatttaattgcaaaaaataaacatCGGGATAAAATTGCTCGAAGGAAGAgtattaaaatgtctttaaaccattaaataaaacaattacttaaaaaaataaaacgtttaaaacagGAAATAAACAACTTGAAATgggaattatatatttttagcttATTCTGACGATTTCGTATTGTATGGACAATATCGGTACGTCGTCGATTGTTGAAAAGCGTTAAGGTCGAGACCAGATGCGGCGTTGTTTGGCACTTTGAGAAACTGCATCACGTTCAGCTTCGTTCTGGAATGATGCGAGTCGCGTGATTTTGCGCTTTGTTAACATTGGCGTAGTGGGGAAAATGCTAGCaattagtatttatttattttgtgtgtatacttttattttatcCGAAAGATATTACAGGCATACAAACAGGCATATACTatacattgtattttaataaaaggtATGTGATAGGTACATAAACTAAGCTATTCCTTCTGTAAGATATCACATACATGCATGCAAACATGTTATTTACAGAGTATCTTAAATACAGTTTTTTTAGTAGAACATACCTAGGGTTataaacatacattcatacacaatttatagTGTTTAACATGACAAGAACTATACCAACAAAACTAATTTGCacatgcattttataaaattttagTTGTcggtatgtatatattttatctgTAATATATTACACATTCGAAATGTTATTTATTGCTGAATTGCATTGTGTAAAATACATTACTAATGCAGGCTTTACAAAACTATATAGAATCTATATTACGTGTTATGATAAGTAATGTAGTCACGGGAGATGTCTACAAATATCTTTACAAGGGACCAGTCTCTTTATTCATCGtctgttttaattgttgttttttatatttcaaaattgtgtttGATCCAAGTTGTATACAAGTCCAAAAGTTGCAGGAATTCTGTTTTTTTCTTGCAATAAAAACATATAGCGTTTAATTTCTAGACGCACACTGTTATAATCATTCATTATTGGTGTCTTGATTCCAAGTATGAGATCCTGACATGTAATATAAATAGTTAAGCTTAGCTTTCTTCTATGAATAGTCCcaacaacaaatttaacaatttctTGGGAATATTgacagtaccagaacaagtgcatGATATTTCCTTCTTcatgtttacaaaatgtacattcatTATTGGCGACAATTTTCGTTTTGAACATAAGATATTTTGTTCCTAAGATTCTGCGGAATATTCTGCACTGGGACCATCTTATATATGTATCTTTAGTAAGGTTGAACACGAGTTcatgtagtttttttttccagccaatattacaaaattattaatatagtTTTGTTTGACAAGTTGGAATGTCACTGTTTtggataaatattttataaatatgttttactcCTTTTGGGCTGGTTAATATTTGCTTATGCATTTTGAGGATATAGGCTATTgattgttattgtcaaaattGTGCATGTCTTGAAAATGTccaatatatttacttattttgttgATGAATGAGGAAATTTACGTTTGTTATAACATATTCCTTCAAAGATTCgttggtatttatttattttacgatTTTACTTAACGACTCTCCATTAACATGGCCCATGGCACAACATCGCGAACGGTTGTGacttagtcatgcatgaataaccccgtgtcactATCAgttgatagtattttttgtggCAGTTTGTTACCTATGTTAAAACCACTACACTAATTGATTCCTGTGGTGTACctctccacgataaaatcgttgacagatACCTCATTAGTAAACTGATAATGATAACCGGTTGAAATACTGGAGAAAAGTGTGCACTTGATTCATACCAATATCGTCACAATAGGTATTTCTACTAgaaaagcgttttaacaaattgaaatttaattCAGTACACACACTtgtaattgttttatgattttttaaatgataatgaaatatgtaaTCCTAAACGGGTATTTTAGTGATTAACGAGCCAGCTATTGTACTGAATGATGAATACACTGGAACTTCGGACAAAACATTTGTGTGTCTTTTGAAGTTAATGAGATTCTTCCGAGCCCggggctgcattatgtgaggaccggAATCCCGACAAAACtatatttaattgattaaaatactTGATAAGGCGTCTATGAAGTATATAAAAAACAGTCGCAGAGTCACACATATTGATGGGCGCTTATTTTGCAGACATCACGGCGGCGAGGCGCAGCGCCACGCAAATAGGGCATGGGCAAAGCACTATTTTTGCGTTATGATACACTGGTAAGAAGGATGGATTTAGACATTTTAGACATGAGATATTATTTAGACAGTTTTGCAATGTGTTgattttttacatttaagttcacaATGCGCATTCGAATTAGTTATAACAGAGTGTATTTACACGTTTATACATAACATATTATCGATAAACATGTAAGGATAgatattattttacataaacacatttagatttcaaaatacgtattttaaacctttattttctTCGTAAACTTGGTAAGAAACGGCAAGTTGTGATCTTTTTAACGAACTCCCGAAATTCCGAGTTGTAGTATCCTATCAGATAAGGGTTCATCGTGGAATTCAAAGCATAAGATCTATATAAAACCAAAGCCCAAATTGGAAGCTGTGTATGTATTGTACCTATTATTGACACGACGAAGAAAGGGACAAAACTCAAGACGAATGCTAATGTAAGAATAAATGCCATCTTAGTCAGCCGTCGTTCAATTGTCGCGCTCCAGTGAAGAGTTTTGCTGACATTTATAGTATTCTGTCCTGTTGTTGAAGGTCTATTTCTTTCAACAACGGTTTTTTCATTTGAACTTTGTTTAACGAAATTCACAGAAATTTGCGATACTTCAGTTGGTTGGCTTTCGTCCGTAACAATATTATTTCGAGCTGCGCATCGACGTTTGCCAACAGAAGAAACCTTACGTATGATTAACGTATACAGAGTAAGCATTAATATCATACCCATAATGACCAATATGAAGTCAAAAATAGTAAAAGCCTTGGCAATTTTTGCGAGACGCTTTTCACTTGTTGTCTTACAGCGGTTGCCTGTTAGGGTTACATTTTCGGCTACAGTAAAGTCTATGGGCACAACGTCGGAAAAGACAAGTTGTCGTATTGAAAACAGGATTGAAAGTCCTGTGTTGCAAACGATGTTACTCACTGTTTTCCTTCTTGCAAATAATGACTTCCATTTTGATGTATTGCATATACTTAAGTACCGATCCAGGGCTAAGATGAATAGTAAAAACATGGAATTCATAACAAACACGTGGTTCAGGAAGCTGTGAATTTTGCACGCCGCCACATTTGTGTACGTCATCGAATGTGTTAACCAAGCTGTAGATGAAAGTAGTACTATAGAGCAAATCAAATCGTTTCCAGACAGTGCAGTAAGCACTAAAGTTGCAGCTGATTTATCTTTCCTTGAAACGTAGAATAGTAAGGCGACGAAATTACCGATGATGCCAGCAGAGCAAACAATTGACATAAACACGATGATTGGTATATTTTCAACGGTATTTGAATCGTTTTTCTCTTGAACCAGTTTTTCATAATCCATTTTAGGTCTATGTTGTCAACCTTTCGAATACAACGATATAAAAAGATCGTTGCAAAATTTGAActgaaaataaatttgaaaaacgtACGTCAAACACATGCAAATAGAACATAAGTCGAAAACTCACAGTAACAAAAACAAGTATTCCCGACTCGACAAGAATCAAATTcataaattaaaaagtttatCTTGTTAACATATACACGCATACTTACATATGTTCAGTGTCCGTCTACCATAACCACTACTCTCGAAAAAACAAGACTAACTATTGGCATGATTAGAACACTTTCACTAGCAAGTACACAccaaaactatcatttataagtTTAAACTTCCTTGAAATAATTAGCTCGACCAATCTTATATTTCTCACAATTGAAGATGCTGTATCAGTATTCTTTCTTAGTAATTCTGCTCTACTTTTATCAAAATCTTAGAAATTAAGGATGGTTTTAACAGTCATATCCGTATTTGTAGATGATGGCACTCCCATGTCGAGTCCATACGGATATGCATACCCGGCTTCACATGTATTTATTGTAAACTGAATGGCAAACAAACATGAGATATAAATTAATCCTGTTTATAAAACATCGATAACTCTCCCTTTTATTGTGCCCGTCGTCagaataaataaaatcaataaaaactcTTTCTGattatatgtgtttgtttatttgtgttttcattacAAATCTTTGCCACGTCCACTAACGAAATCAATCACCTCGCAGAGTTGtcattccttgctctcacatacaatctctgccatcacacgAACATCCTACCAGACTTGGAAGTATTTATTTGTTTGgcttaattattatattatgaaaagtagtttCATTTTCtattatgttttgaaaatagtgtatacgtttgggtttataataataaatgaattacctaaattataaaaatatatatatataacaacggTAATATCccggggggtaacttcccaaattttagggaaggggtgtcccgctgagacctCCGAAATTAGACCCATTTTAATACCAGagctctgataaagtagacccattttgatacaagaatttttaaaaagcatacccatttgtatacgataccattgagaaagtggacccatttcaatacaagaattttgatacaCTGTACCCGtttcaatactagaatttgataaagtggacacatttcatactagaatttttatctctttcatatcaatacagtatacttattggatttgctattatatgtttatttgtacattTCAAATATGTATCATACAATTTTGCCATTTAAaaatcatacccattttgatactgatactttcaaatctatatgcatttactATATACAAGCAAATATCTGATTTCAATACCTATATCTATActtgctcaaaaccatacccatatctataattttagtcgaaaaacacaccccataaaatcggcacaccactatatacccgtatataggaagttacccccccccccccccccgggggtAATATTATTGTACCAtttggctaggctatcatcacgtggtttgttacgaaggcagggatttgatccatctatgctggttccagtcaaatctctgcgcggcgGTTGTACCGAAATACTCATGAGAGCAGTAGCGAAACAATAACATGCTCGTAAACAGTTACTAATTTGGAGTGGTTCGTCATCCCTTTGTGTGTAGTCTCCTCCGAATATGAGAGTGGTAATGGTATTGACACCCGGTGAAACGTTTCTTATGTAGAGAGAATTCCGGATTTTCGAAACTAAGTAGCATTAGAGtagtctcccattcgggtaggtatcgctCACTTCCAGTCTGTTAGAAGTACACGGCgcaaaaagtaaacaatggaaAAATTCTATTGTTGTAAGCCTGATTGTCAAAATTGTTGGGGAAAAGTTGGCAGATATGGCAAGCCTTTAACGCTGCACAAATTGCCAAGTAATCATGCTACGAAAACCGCATGGATTAAAGCTATAAGCAGGCGATTGGAAGCCAACCGGATAGGTATCATTAGTGTACCCGACATCTTATATGTCGATGTACATAAATATCGTATTTGTAGGAGTAGTACACCATGTACATGGCAAGCaaaattattacaaacattttgtttAGTATTAATCGGGTTATAAACTAATTAAATTTGGTTTAATATGGGctaatttgttgacattttacacCATGATTTGGATCTTAAATTTGAATGATTAATTTGAGCAGATTGacattgaatatttatgttaccGGACCACACCAATGTAAATATCAACAATCAGCTCCTCTATTCCTCGAATGCCTGAAATTGTAATCTAATGAACTTAAatgacatttataataaaatcgtTTTCTTATTTATACAACATAGGGCTATTTGTTCTATATTGATTGGTACAATGTCAGTTGATTAAACGGCTCTAGGATAGGTgtccccccggagaactgccccctcaaaGACTTCTcgctgggcggagaactgccccctcactgttttttaatgggcggagaactgccccctcccTGTTTTTTagtgggcggagaactgccctcctgCTGAAAAATAGGGGGCGGAGAAGTGCCTTCCTGTCAGAATTAaagacccggagaagtgccccctaaataaagaaattgcgcggcgagtaaa
Encoded here:
- the LOC127836134 gene encoding octopressin receptor-like, which gives rise to MDYEKLVQEKNDSNTVENIPIIVFMSIVCSAGIIGNFVALLFYVSRKDKSAATLVLTALSGNDLICSIVLLSSTAWLTHSMTYTNVAACKIHSFLNHVFVMNSMFLLFILALDRYLSICNTSKWKSLFARRKTVSNIVCNTGLSILFSIRQLVFSDVVPIDFTVAENVTLTGNRCKTTSEKRLAKIAKAFTIFDFILVIMGMILMLTLYTLIIRKVSSVGKRRCAARNNIVTDESQPTEVSQISVNFVKQSSNEKTVVERNRPSTTGQNTINVSKTLHWSATIERRLTKMAFILTLAFVLSFVPFFVVSIIGTIHTQLPIWALVLYRSYALNSTMNPYLIGYYNSEFREFVKKITTCRFLPSLRRK